In Helianthus annuus cultivar XRQ/B chromosome 9, HanXRQr2.0-SUNRISE, whole genome shotgun sequence, the following are encoded in one genomic region:
- the LOC110879319 gene encoding peamaclein has translation MKPTVATFVFLALVLLSSSLLQTTIAAGSSFCDSKCAVRCSKAGRQDRCLKYCGICCKDCHCVPSGTYGNKDECPCYRDKKNSKGRPKCP, from the exons ATGAAGCCAACCGTTGCAACATTTGTGTTTCTGGCACTTGTACTCTTGAGCTCTTCTCTCCTTCAAACTACCATAGCTGCTGGTTCAA GTTTTTGCGACTCGAAGTGTGCGGTGAGGTGTTCAAAGGCAGGAAGACAGGATAGATGTCTCAAATATTGTGGGATATGTTGTAAAGATTGTCACTGTGTGCCTTCAGGGACATATGGAAACAAAGACGAGTGCCCATGTTATAGGGACAAAAAGAATTCTAAAGGCCGCCCCAAATGCCCATGA